ACCTGATCGAACCAACTCTGTCTGATGCAGAGCTGGCGCGACCGTATGGCGGCCGGCACGCCCCCTCATCCGCACGGGCTCCGGCATCTACCGCAGTCCGCGCAAGAGGACAGCTCTCGGCGCTCCCGCACGGCGACAGCCGCGAGGCGGATTCGCGCTACCAGGCGGCAGAAAGGCACGGCCGTGGCATCCACGGTCACCCCGTCGAAGAAGTCGCCGGAGGCAGCGCCGCACACCGCGTCCGCCTCCGCCCGCCCCGGATACGGACAGCTGCTGCGCACCCGCGGCGCCTGGACGTTCCTGCTCCCCGGTTTCGCGGCCCGCCAGCCGTTCGCGATGCTGACGATCTCCATCGTGCTGCTCGTGCAGCACACCACGGGCTCCTACGGCGTCGCGGGCGCCGTCGCGGCCGTCACCGGCGTCTCCATGGCCCTGTTCGCCCCCTACAGCGGACGGCTCGCCGACCGCTACGGACAGCGCGCCGTCCTGCTGCCCGGCGTTCTCGTGCACGCGGCGGCCGGCCTGGCCCTGACCGTCCTCGCGCTCGCGGACGCACCGCTGTGGGCGCTGTTCGCGGCGGCCGTGCCCGCGGGTGCGTCGGTGCCGCAGGTCGGGCCGATGGTGCGGGCCCGCTGGGGCGTCAAGCTCAAGGGCTCCCCCCTGATGAGCACCGCCGCCGCCTTCGAGTCCGTCACCGACGAGCTGACCTTCGTCCTCGGCCCGCTGGTGGCGACCGCCCTGTGCACGGGCATCGGCCCGGCCGCGGGCCTGGTCACCGAGGCCGCGCTCACCCTGGTGGGCGGTCTGCTGTTCGCCGCGCAGAAGAGCACGCAGCCCGAGGTCGGCGGGGCCGACGGCGCGCACGCGCGCGAGGAGCACGTTTCCGCGCTGCGCGTCCCCGGGGTGCGCGTTCTGATCGTCGCCTTCCTGGGCGTCGGCTCCGTCTTCGGCGGCATGCAGGTGTCGCTGGCCGCGTTCACCGAGTCGATCGGCGAGCCCGGCCTGAACGGCGTCCTCTACGGCGTCTTCGCCGCCGGAAACATGCTCTCCGGCCTGGCCTGCGGCGCCATCGCCTGGAAGGTCGCCCCGCAGCGGCGCCTCCTGATCGGTTACGCCGCCCTCGCGCTGACCGCCTCCGGCCTGTGGGCGGCGCAGTCGGTGCTCGTACTGGCCGGCCTCGGTCTGCTGGTCGGCATCTGCGTCGCGCCCGCCATCGTCACCGGCTACACCCTGGTGGAGGGCCTGGTCCCGGCCGGGGCCCGCACCGAGGCCTTCACCTGGCTGACCGGCGCCGTCGCCCTCGGGCAGGCGCTGGCGGTGACCGTCGCCGGACAGCTGGAGGACGGGTTCCGTGACGGGGCCGGATTCCTGGTGCCGATGGGCGGCACGGTGCTCGCCCTGGCGGTCCTGGTGGCACTGCGCTCACGGCTGGCCTCCCGGCCCCAGGGGCGCACGGTCGCACGTGGCGTCGGTCACCGCGAGCCCGTCGCAGTGGACTGATCCCGAGGAATACGTCACTATGGACCGTCGTTAGCACTCATCGAGTGAGAGTGCCAGGAGGAAGACAGTGCCGACGTACCAGTACCAGTGCACCGAGTGCGGCGAGGGCCTCGAGGCGGTGCAGAAGTTCACCGACGACGCCCTCACCGAGTGCCCGAACTGCCAGGGCCGCCTGAAGAAGGTGTTCTCGGCGGTCGGCATCGTCTTCAAGGGTTCCGGCTTCTACCGCAACGAC
The Streptomyces sp. NBC_01723 genome window above contains:
- a CDS encoding FmdB family zinc ribbon protein; the encoded protein is MPTYQYQCTECGEGLEAVQKFTDDALTECPNCQGRLKKVFSAVGIVFKGSGFYRNDSRGSSSSSSPASSSKSGASSSSDSGSSSSSASGSGSSSSSSGSGSSSSSTTAA
- a CDS encoding MFS transporter codes for the protein MASTVTPSKKSPEAAPHTASASARPGYGQLLRTRGAWTFLLPGFAARQPFAMLTISIVLLVQHTTGSYGVAGAVAAVTGVSMALFAPYSGRLADRYGQRAVLLPGVLVHAAAGLALTVLALADAPLWALFAAAVPAGASVPQVGPMVRARWGVKLKGSPLMSTAAAFESVTDELTFVLGPLVATALCTGIGPAAGLVTEAALTLVGGLLFAAQKSTQPEVGGADGAHAREEHVSALRVPGVRVLIVAFLGVGSVFGGMQVSLAAFTESIGEPGLNGVLYGVFAAGNMLSGLACGAIAWKVAPQRRLLIGYAALALTASGLWAAQSVLVLAGLGLLVGICVAPAIVTGYTLVEGLVPAGARTEAFTWLTGAVALGQALAVTVAGQLEDGFRDGAGFLVPMGGTVLALAVLVALRSRLASRPQGRTVARGVGHREPVAVD